The proteins below come from a single Balaenoptera musculus isolate JJ_BM4_2016_0621 chromosome 1, mBalMus1.pri.v3, whole genome shotgun sequence genomic window:
- the LOC118882834 gene encoding PC4 and SFRS1-interacting protein-like, with amino-acid sequence MTRDFKPGDLIFAKMKGYPHWPARVDEVPDGPVKPPTNKLPIFFFGTHETAFLGPKDIFPYSENKEKYGKPNKRKGFNEGLWEIDNNPKVTFSSQQASTKQSNASSDVEVEEKETSVSKEDTDHEEKASNEDVTKAVDITTPKAAGRGRKRKAEKQVETEEAGVVTTATASVNLKVSPKRGRPAATEVKIPKPRGRPKMVKQPCPSESDMVTEEDKSKKKGQEEKQLKKQLKKDEEGQKEEDKPRKEPDKKEGKKEVESKRKNLAKTGLTSTSDSEEEGDDQEGEKKRKGGRNFQTAHRRNMLKGQHEKEATDRKRKQEEQMETEHQTTCNLQ; translated from the coding sequence ATGACTCGCGATTTCAAACCTGGGGACCTCATCTTCGCCAAGATGAAAGGTTATCCTCATTGGCCAGCTCGAGTAGATGAAGTTCCTGATGGACCTGTAAAACCACCCACAAACAAActacccattttcttttttggaactcATGAGACTGCTTTTTTAGGCCCAAAGGACATATTTCCTTactcagaaaataaggaaaagtacGGCAAACCAAATAAACGAAAAGGCTTTAATGAAGGTTTATGGGAGATAGATAACAATCCGAAAGTGACATTTTCAAGTCAACAGGCATCAACTAAACAATCAAATGCGTCATCTGATGTTGaagttgaagaaaaagaaactagtgTTTCAAAAGAAGATACTGACCATGAAGAAAAAGCCAGCAACGAGGATGTGACTAAAGCAGTTGACATAACCACTCCAAAAGCTGccggaagagggagaaagagaaaggcagaaaaacaagTAGAAACCGAGGAGGCAGGAGTAGTGACTACAGCAACAGCATCTGTTAATCTAAAAGTGAGTCCTAAAAGAGGACGACCTGCAGCTACAGAAGTCAAGATTCCAAAACCAAGAGGCAGACCCAAAATGGTAAAACAGCCCTGTCCTTCGGAGAGTGACATGGTAACTGAAGAAgacaaaagtaagaaaaaagggcaagaggaaaaacaacttaaaaagcAGCTTAAAAAGGATGAAGAGGgccagaaggaagaagataagCCAAGAAAAGAGCCAGataaaaaagaggggaaaaaagaagttgaatcaaaaaggaaaaatttagcTAAAACAGGGCTTACATCAACCTCTGATTctgaagaggaaggagatgatcaagaaggtgaaaagaagagaaaaggtggAAGAAACTTTCAGACTGCTCATAGAAGGAATATGCTGAAAGGCCAACATGAGAAAGAAGCAACAGATAGAAAACGCAAGCAAGAGGAACAAATGGAAACTGAGCACCAAACAACATGTAAtctacagtaa